A single window of Paenibacillus sp. FSL H8-0537 DNA harbors:
- a CDS encoding MFS transporter — protein sequence MKQNKGEFGTGASNGTGAKTRMKASMPLGPFSRPAMLGRAPTGGVLDRQAILLLAVQALFGIALALSGTFVPIYLWKASSSYMLVGWFTMCQYVTCGITFWLAGKWVKEYNKMNSLRTGIVLSGAFYFTVLMLGKLATSYIIPLGLLNGVALGLFWVAFDVIYFEITEPDNRDRFNGWSGLLGSGAGILAPWVSGLLITSMSGERGYQIIFTASLVILAISVVLSFWLKKRKQDGRRYSWTHGFQQLVIPGNPWRRMLPAVVAQGVREGVFLFLVGLTVYIATQNEAKLGSFTLITSFVALLSFWLVGKRLSPRNRKRAMLVGTVMNGLVILPLFYEVNFTNLLLFGIGTSIFMPLYIIPMTSRVFDLIGESQSSGGEREEFIVLREAGLTFGRVLGLSGYLIVLTQNHSPLAVVWLLFVVGSVPIIGWWMMRPLLEQETKQET from the coding sequence ATGAAACAGAACAAAGGTGAATTCGGAACTGGTGCTAGTAATGGCACTGGGGCAAAAACACGAATGAAAGCGTCGATGCCACTCGGGCCATTTAGCCGCCCAGCCATGCTGGGAAGAGCGCCAACGGGCGGTGTATTGGATCGTCAGGCGATATTGCTTCTGGCTGTTCAAGCGCTATTCGGCATTGCGCTTGCGCTCTCAGGAACGTTCGTGCCCATCTACTTATGGAAAGCCAGTTCCTCCTATATGCTGGTCGGCTGGTTTACGATGTGCCAGTATGTAACGTGCGGCATTACCTTTTGGCTGGCGGGAAAATGGGTTAAAGAATATAATAAAATGAACAGTCTCCGCACAGGCATCGTGCTGTCGGGGGCTTTTTATTTCACAGTGCTCATGCTCGGCAAGCTGGCGACGAGCTATATTATCCCGCTCGGCCTATTGAATGGCGTAGCGCTGGGCTTGTTTTGGGTCGCATTTGATGTCATTTATTTTGAAATTACCGAGCCGGACAATCGCGACCGCTTTAATGGCTGGTCAGGCTTGCTTGGGTCAGGTGCGGGGATTTTGGCGCCTTGGGTATCGGGCCTGCTTATTACCTCAATGAGCGGCGAGCGCGGCTATCAGATTATATTTACGGCATCGCTTGTCATACTGGCCATTTCGGTTGTGCTGAGCTTCTGGCTGAAGAAACGTAAGCAGGATGGCAGGCGATACAGTTGGACGCATGGCTTTCAGCAGCTTGTCATTCCCGGCAATCCGTGGCGCAGAATGCTGCCAGCTGTCGTTGCTCAAGGCGTACGGGAAGGTGTATTTCTTTTTTTAGTCGGCTTGACCGTCTATATCGCCACCCAGAATGAGGCCAAGCTGGGCAGTTTTACGCTCATTACGTCTTTCGTTGCGCTACTCAGCTTTTGGCTGGTCGGCAAGCGTCTGTCCCCGCGCAATCGCAAACGGGCTATGCTAGTCGGGACGGTCATGAATGGACTGGTCATATTGCCTTTGTTTTACGAGGTGAATTTTACAAATTTATTGTTATTCGGTATTGGGACGTCGATTTTTATGCCGCTCTACATTATACCGATGACTTCAAGGGTGTTTGATTTAATTGGGGAATCACAATCCAGCGGTGGGGAACGCGAAGAATTTATCGTTTTGCGGGAAGCGGGATTGACGTTTGGACGGGTGCTTGGACTAAGCGGATATTTGATCGTGCTGACGCAAAATCATTCTCCGCTTGCGGTCGTCTGGCTGCTGTTCGTAGTCGGCTCGGTGCCTATTATTGGCTGGTGGATGATGCGTCCATTATTGGAACAAGAGACAAAGCAAGAGACATGA
- a CDS encoding DUF350 domain-containing protein gives MSNEVDVLLGNSYLAMLLYISIVVLSLLVFLWVFEVVTRYNCWKEIKNGNVAVAMATGGKIFGICNIFRFSIEANDSIYQSMIWGAFGFLILLGAYFLFEFLTPVFRIDDEIARDNRAVGLIAMVISVSLSYVIGGAIVS, from the coding sequence ATGAGCAATGAGGTCGATGTGCTGCTTGGCAATTCCTATTTGGCAATGCTGCTTTATATATCCATTGTGGTTCTCTCGCTTCTCGTTTTTTTATGGGTGTTCGAGGTTGTTACCCGTTACAACTGCTGGAAAGAAATTAAAAACGGCAACGTTGCTGTAGCGATGGCGACGGGCGGGAAAATTTTCGGCATATGCAATATTTTCAGATTTTCGATTGAAGCGAATGATTCCATTTACCAAAGCATGATTTGGGGCGCATTTGGTTTCCTTATTTTGCTTGGCGCTTATTTTCTATTTGAGTTTTTAACGCCGGTATTTCGCATCGATGATGAAATTGCGCGCGACAACCGGGCTGTAGGCTTGATTGCTATGGTTATTTCCGTTTCACTTTCGTATGTCATTGGCGGTGCCATCGTGAGCTAG
- a CDS encoding CotH kinase family protein codes for MSTQTLPIREITIEPDHLQELQEDSWSHTFQPVQLDMNGQSREATFGFRGGHTRNYFKKSYEVRTKAGLTLHWNAEFDDPSMIRNALSFQFFNQIGVPSPRTRHIWLVINGAPQGVYLEIESVDPRFFRKRGIGCRSIIYAVNDSANFSLIDPITERRKQSLFDGYELVSGLATSELRLIRFVRGINSKRKTRLQWSSWAEKHLDVDQYLLWLAGAVLTGNYDGFDQNYALYVHAKTGKYRMMPWDYEGTWGRNCYGKPCGSDLVRIEGYNTLTDKLLAIPAYKRKYRSILLRLLQTAFTEEQVERTVSAMYSKLTPAIQEDYTRKSSFNTYLSEPDFILNYVKERRAIIRHALKSWKLTQKTADVAALKVKIH; via the coding sequence ATGTCAACCCAAACGCTGCCGATTCGTGAAATTACGATTGAACCTGATCATTTGCAGGAGCTGCAGGAGGATTCCTGGAGCCATACGTTCCAGCCAGTTCAGCTGGATATGAATGGACAATCGAGAGAAGCCACTTTCGGCTTTCGCGGCGGCCATACGAGGAACTATTTTAAAAAATCCTATGAAGTCAGAACGAAAGCCGGTTTGACGCTGCATTGGAACGCCGAGTTTGATGATCCTTCGATGATTCGCAATGCGCTGTCCTTCCAGTTTTTTAATCAGATTGGCGTGCCATCACCGCGTACCCGGCATATTTGGCTCGTCATTAATGGCGCCCCTCAAGGCGTCTATTTAGAGATAGAATCCGTCGATCCCAGATTTTTTCGCAAAAGAGGCATTGGCTGCCGCTCCATTATTTATGCGGTCAACGACAGCGCAAACTTCAGCCTTATTGATCCCATTACGGAGCGAAGGAAGCAATCCCTCTTTGACGGCTATGAGCTTGTATCGGGACTCGCCACCTCCGAGCTGCGGCTAATCCGCTTCGTCAGAGGCATTAACAGCAAGCGCAAAACCCGGCTGCAATGGAGCTCTTGGGCGGAAAAGCATCTTGATGTCGATCAATATTTGCTCTGGCTCGCTGGAGCCGTGCTTACGGGAAACTATGATGGCTTCGATCAAAATTATGCGCTTTATGTGCATGCAAAAACGGGAAAATACCGGATGATGCCTTGGGATTATGAGGGAACATGGGGAAGAAATTGCTACGGCAAGCCGTGTGGAAGTGATCTGGTGCGGATTGAAGGCTACAATACGTTGACGGACAAACTGCTGGCCATTCCGGCCTATAAACGCAAATACCGCTCCATCCTGCTCCGGCTGCTGCAAACAGCATTTACGGAGGAACAGGTGGAGCGGACAGTGAGCGCGATGTACAGCAAGCTGACACCAGCCATTCAAGAGGATTACACAAGAAAAAGCAGCTTTAATACGTATTTGAGCGAGCCAGACTTCATATTGAATTATGTGAAGGAAAGGCGCGCTATTATCAGACACGCTTTAAAAAGCTGGAAGCTCACGCAGAAGACAGCAGATGTAGCCGCCCTTAAAGTTAAAATTCATTAA
- the cysK gene encoding cysteine synthase A: MPKIVSSIIDLVGETPVVKLNRLAEKGCGDVFVKLEYFNPSGSVKDRAAASLIQAGELSGQIKPGSTIIEPTSGNTGIGLAMGAAAKGYKLILIMPDNMSQERIKLLRAYGAEVVLTPAAERMPGAIAKAQELAQHIPGSFIPNQFENKANPDAHRGTTATEILQQMEGRLDAFVACSGTGGTITGTGETLKAALPNLHIAVVEPMGSPVLSGGVPGPHKLVGTSPGFVPTILNVSIYDEIIQAADDDAISMMKALARQEGLLLGPSSGAAVWAAFQVARRLGVGSRVLCIAPDTGERYLSMELF, encoded by the coding sequence ATGCCGAAAATCGTATCAAGCATTATTGATTTAGTGGGCGAGACGCCGGTTGTGAAGCTGAACCGTCTGGCGGAGAAAGGCTGCGGAGATGTCTTCGTGAAGCTGGAATATTTTAATCCAAGCGGCAGCGTTAAGGATCGTGCGGCAGCCTCCCTCATTCAAGCTGGAGAGCTTAGCGGCCAAATTAAGCCGGGCTCCACGATTATAGAACCAACAAGCGGCAACACGGGCATTGGACTGGCCATGGGGGCGGCGGCTAAAGGCTACAAGCTCATTTTAATCATGCCGGACAATATGTCTCAGGAGCGCATTAAGCTGCTTCGTGCCTATGGCGCGGAAGTGGTATTGACGCCAGCGGCCGAGCGGATGCCTGGTGCGATTGCCAAGGCGCAGGAGCTGGCTCAGCACATTCCAGGCAGCTTTATTCCGAATCAGTTTGAAAATAAAGCAAACCCCGATGCCCATCGCGGTACGACAGCAACGGAGATTTTGCAGCAGATGGAAGGACGGCTTGATGCTTTTGTCGCCTGTTCAGGAACGGGCGGCACCATCACTGGAACGGGTGAGACGCTGAAAGCCGCACTTCCGAATTTGCATATTGCGGTTGTGGAGCCTATGGGATCGCCCGTTTTGTCTGGCGGGGTGCCTGGGCCGCATAAGCTGGTGGGCACAAGCCCCGGCTTCGTGCCCACTATACTGAATGTTTCCATCTATGATGAAATCATTCAGGCGGCGGATGACGATGCAATCTCTATGATGAAGGCGCTTGCCCGTCAGGAAGGCTTGCTGCTCGGACCTTCTTCAGGAGCTGCCGTTTGGGCGGCTTTTCAGGTGGCTCGCCGGCTTGGAGTCGGCAGCAGGGTGCTCTGCATCGCGCCTGATACAGGCGAGCGATACCTCAGCATGGAGTTATTTTAA